Part of the Variovorax sp. PAMC 28711 genome is shown below.
AGCAGGTCGACCAGGTCGCCGGCCTGCGGCGTGGTCGCGGGTTGCTCGGTGTGCGGCCAGTCGCTGCCCCACAGGAGGCGATCGGGCCGGGCGGCCAGCAGCGTTGCAATGCGCGATGCCAAGTCGTCGTGCGGTGCCGGCAACGTGCTGACGCGATAGGGCGCGCTGAGCTTGACCCACACCCGGCCGGTGTCGAGCGCGGCGAGCAGCGGCTGCAGGCTGTCGCTCGGCGGCACGCGGCCCAGGTGGTCAATGACCAGCGGGACCTCGATACGTTGCAGCAACGACTGAAGTGCACCGGCGTTCGCGGCATCGAGCACCAGCTGCAATTGCAGATGCCACCCCCGCGCTTCGGCGCGCGCGCAAAGCCGGACCGCTGCATCCACGCTCAGTACCGCGGGGTTGACCAGGTTCAGTCGGATGCCGCGTACGCCGAGGGCATGCATGTCCGCGAGTTGCGCATCGCTGATGTCGGCTGCCGGTACCGCGATGCCGCGAAAGCAGGGCCCG
Proteins encoded:
- a CDS encoding amidohydrolase family protein; this encodes MNMAAPATPDCAPPPTTPSAPQQRLPRHSCDTHLHVFGQPAHYPLDARRGYTPHVSLLADYRRVMATLGIERAVLVQPSVYGTDNRALLDALREGGPCFRGIAVPAADISDAQLADMHALGVRGIRLNLVNPAVLSVDAAVRLCARAEARGWHLQLQLVLDAANAGALQSLLQRIEVPLVIDHLGRVPPSDSLQPLLAALDTGRVWVKLSAPYRVSTLPAPHDDLASRIATLLAARPDRLLWGSDWPHTEQPATTPQAGDLVDLLHRWIPDPATRQRVLVDNPASLYGF